The Rickettsia endosymbiont of Gonocerus acuteangulatus nucleotide sequence AGCATATGCAATAGAACTAAGACTAAGAGTTATAAAAGCTGTAGAAGCAGGGATACGAATAAGTAAGGTAAGTAAATATACAAAACTTACGCTATGTTTGGTTCTAAATATCGTAAAGATGGAGAACGCAGCTGTTGTTGCATATAGTCATCTAAAAGCCCTAACTTTATTTGGTAAACCGTTTTACCGATTGTATTTGCAGTCCTTTTGAGAAATGCCCAAACTAAAAATGCCCAACTAATATGATTACGTTGAATACGCTGTTTCCTGCATTGACAACGTTCTATCCCAGTAAGTTGCTTAATTTCTCTGTGCATGCTCTCAATTACCCATCGAAAGCCACACTCATCTTGTGCAGCTTTAGAAGATTTGTGAGTTTTGTTATTGGTAACAACATACTCAACTCTGTTGGTAGGAACAGTAAATTTAAACAAATTAACATGCTTATTTTTAGCAAAGCCTTTTATATGAATCTCTACTCCATGCCTGATCTCTTCATCTGAAAATGTCAACTCTTTTACAGCTTTATAAGGTTTAGAATCGTGTGTTTTACTAACGTTTCTATTGGCTTTAATAGGGGCATAATAATATTTCCCCAGAGAGTCAACATGTTGCATAATTTTGTGTGTAGAATAACCATGTGTCAAAAAGTACTGTTTGAAAAGGAATCTTCTTGCTATAAACAGCATTATTTAACATGTTTAATAGGTGTTCTAGTTTTGTTGCTCCATCATGATCAGGTGCAAAAATTCGATAATCTATTACCCAAAACTTATTAATATCAGGGTTATAATATACCAGACTCACTACTCCTATACCTTTAGTAACTCTACCTGTAGCTCCACTGTACTGCGATCTTGCAATTTCTATTTGCTTCGTATTCCTTTTATTTAAAACCGTATCATCAAATATTGTATATCCATTAGATGAAAAAATAACATCATTCTTGATGTGTGTCATTGCTAAAATAAAAGGGACCAGTAAATTGCACGAAAAAGGGACCAGAGAAGTTGGTGTGACCTAATAAGGTTAATGTGCAATATTCACTAGATAATTAAGCAAGTAAATATCTAGTGATACAATGATAAGAATAAATATGTATACAACAATTATCACCCTTTATAAACAAGGCAATAGTCAAAGGAATATTGCCAAACTAACAAGAACAGACCGCAAAACAGTACGAAAAATAATAAACCGCTATGTAGAGGCTGGTACAGAATCCCCAGCAATCTATGAACGATCTTCAGTTTTGGATTTTTGGCACGAAAAAATAATTGAGTTATTAGAAAAAAATCTGAGTTACATAAGAATTTTTGAGGAGTTAAAAAATCAAGGTTATACAAGCAGTTATACTTCTTTGACCCGTTATATCAAAAAATATAAAATTAAGGATAACAGTTGCATTCGTTTTCATACTTTAGCAGGAGAGGAAGCACAAGTAGATTTTGGTGACATAGGCTTACAGTATAATTCTAAAGGGCGTAGAGTTAAAGCATATGTATTTAATATGCGTTTAAGCTATAGTCGCCTTGATTATTATGAAGTAGTGTTTGATCAAAGTTGTCAAACATGGATTCAATGTCATATCAATGCATTTAATTATTTTGCTGGTAGTCCAAAAGTAATAAAACTTGATAATCTTAAAGCTGGAGTAGTAGATGCCAATTTTTATGAGCCAGTATATCAGAAGGAATATAAGTGCTTAGCCGATCATTATGGAATTTTACTTTCTCCTTGTCGAGTGTATCAACCGCAAGAAAAAGGCAAAGTTGAGTCGGGAATAAAATACGTTAAAAATAATTTTTTTGCTGGTCGTAAATTTGATAGATATGAAGAATTAACAAATGGTCTTGCAAATTGGTTAAATAAGGCCAATAGCCGAATACATGGTACTACTAAGAGAATACCTAGAGAACTGTTTGAGCAAGAGGAAAGAAGTAGTTTGATTCCTTTACCATTAGAAACTTTTGATTTGTCATCTTGGCATAATCGAAAAGTAGCAAAAGATCGTCATATTACCATAGATAATAATTATTACTCTGTACCAGCAAAATATATATACAGTGAGGTAATGGTACAATTGTCCCCAAAACTTGTTCAAATATTTTCTATACAAAATGATTTAATAGCAAGACACGTTAGAACAGAGGGCAAGGGGATATTTACCACTAATCCGTCTCATTATGCTAAATACAAACGTCTATGCCCAGGTTTTATAGAATATAGTGAACATTATCAACAACAAATGCAGCAGATAGGGAATAATTGCAGTTTATTATTAGAATCATTACAACAAACAAGAGTGAATGATTGGCAACGTTGTGCACGAGGTATCATTTCTTTACGTAAGGTTTACAATGATGACTTAATAGATAAAGCCTGTCATAGAGCACTACATTATGGTATAAGTTCTTACTCTAAAATTAAGAATATTTTAAATAGTAATGCAGTAAACTTACCATTACCAGAGTTTGGAGGTAATAAAAGTAATCCCCGCCGCAAGCAAGCGGGGTATTTTAGAAGAAAGCTAGCTGATGATCCTCATGCAGTTTCTGATATTCCTTGCCTTGGTTTTTTACGTATTTTCCTATCATATTCTCATTTCCATGCTTACCTACCGTACTCGTAAAATATCCATCAGTCCAAAATTCTCCACCCCATAATTGTTTCTTTACCTGTGGACACTGTCTAAATATTTGACGAGCTGTAACACTTTTAATTGTTGTTACTATTTTTGTTACGCTATAGGTTGGTACAGATTGTACCAAAAAATGGACATGATCTTCATCAACCCCTATTTCTAAAAATTTTATTTGATATCTCTTTTCTATCTCTAAACATATTTCTCGTAATACTTGATCAACTGATACGTCAAACACTGCTCGGCGATATTTTGCTGGAAATACCATGTGATACAGCAGTACCGTAACATTATGACTTTTATGTATATATTTGCTCATTCCGCCATATTACGCCGCAAGCGGCGGGGAATATACCCAAAAGAGATTTAATGTAAGTCGTGATACTATATATAAATGGAAAAAATTAAAAGATAAGCAAGGTACTTTAGAAGCAGCAACTGGTTATCAGAAAGGACATAGTCATAAGATAAAAGATTCAGAATCTTTTAAAGAATTTTTTAAAGCTAATATGAATAAAACATCAAAGGAGTTAGCAAAGCAATGGGGTAATATTGCATCTGTAACTATTTTAAGACAAATCAGAAAACTTGGCTATAGCTATAAACAAAACTCATTTTCATCCGAAAAGAGATATTAAATTAAGAAATGAATTTATAGCAAAGATACAAACCATCACAAAAGACAAATTAGTATATCTTGATGAATCTGGAATAGAGGATAATGCTTGCAAAGAGTATGGATGGAGCATTATAGGACAAAGGTGTTATGGAGAAAAGGTGTATCAACATAAATTTAGAATAAGTATGATAGCTGGTCTTTGTAATGGTAATCTTATTGCTCCTGTAATATTTGAAGGTAATTGTAATACAGAGGTCTTTAAAACTTATATTAGGGATGTATTAATTACAGAATTACAACCTGGGCAAACCGTTATTATGGATAACATTAATTTTCATAAAAATTCTAAAGTTAAAGAGTTAATTGAATCCGTTGGTTGTACCATATTGTATTTACCAACTTACTCTCCTGATTTAAATCCTATAGAGCATTACTGGTTTAAGATAAAAAATGAAATTAGGAAAGTTGTAGGAGATTTTGAAACATTTTATGATGCTGTTTTTAATACTATTAAATTGTCAGTATCTTAATGATTTATGCTATACCACAAAGGATCTCAATACATCAGCGTGATGCAATAGCTACGAAAAAGGTAGAAGTAGGGAATTTTAAGGCAGATCTTACATTTCATAAAGGTAATCAAAGTATGAATATTGGTGCACTGGTGGATAAAAAGAGTCAAAAGATTATTTTAGTGCTGAATAACTCCAAGAGAGCTACAACAGTTACCAATGGTTTTTTAAGAAAGATAAAAACTCTTCCAAATAGTGTGAGAAAGACTATTACTATGGATAATGGCAAAGAGTTTGTGGGGCATGTTGCCTATAGACTATCTGGGTTTCAAACTTTCTTTTGTGATCCATACCGCCCTAGACAAAAAGCATTAGTGGAAAAAATGAATTCTATGATTCATAGAATTTTACCTAAAAATACAGATATTACTACCGTTACACAAAGAGGTCTTGACAATGTTGCTGAGATTTTAAATAACATGCCAAGAAAGATTTTTGGTTATAAAACCCCCAATGAAATTTGGGCAGAAAATTTATAGGTTTTGTTCTACTTAGTCCTTGCATTTTCAGTAGCCAGTGATACCAATTTTCAGAGCCGGGAGATGAAATTACTGCTAGCTTTCCTTTAAAATATAATGGGTTTTCTTCGTTAATATCTCGTTTCTTATTCACTAAACGATGTTGATCACCTGTGCTTGTTTGAGTATCTTGCAGAATATAACCTTCTTCAGTTAAAACTCCACCTTCATTAATTACTACGCCGTTCGGTAACTCTAAAATAAATTGACTAGTATTTTTTTCTTCAAGTAATTTTTTGATTTTTATATTAGGAGATTCCAATGATTCTACTGCAATAAATTGATGATTATTATTTATTGCATAAATATTGCTAGTATAGAAAAAGTAAAAAACTATAAATATAAAATATCTTGTAAAATTTAACATTTTTATTATTGTACTTTATTAATGACAGAGGTTTTAACTCCTCTTAAAAATTCTTCAGTGTTTAAGACTTTTTTACCCTCTTGTTGAAGTTTTTTTATCATTAATATTCCTTTTCCGCAAGCTATTTCTAAATTTTTGTTAATAATTGTTCCAGGAATAAAATTATGATCTTCATTTGAATATTCTGCCTCAAGAATTTTGATCATTTTATCATTATATTTAAAATATACTCCTGGCCATGGATTCATACCGCGAACTTTGCAATTAATAGCATAGGCAGAATCTTGCCAATTAACTCTACCCTCTTCTTTAGTTAATTTACGAGCATAAGTAACACCCTCATTAGATTGAGGTTTCGGCACTATCTCATCAATATTTGCAAGTGTTTTGATTAATAACTCTGCACCCAAATTAGCACATTTATCATGAAGCTCTTGCAGTGTGATTTTTTCAGGTAAATCAAAATCCTCTTTTATTAATATATCACCCGTATCAAGTCCTGCATCCATCTGCATAATACATACGCTGCTTGTTTTATCGCCCTGTATGATGGTACGCTGCAGAGGAGCTGCTCCTCTATGACGAGGTAAATCAGACGGATGAATATTAAGACAACCATATTTTTTAGCATCTAAAATATTTTGCGGAATGATAAAACCGTATGCAACAACGACTATTATATCAGCATCGATACTATTAATTAAGTTTGCAGCTTCTTCATTACGAAGCGTTACAGGAGTATAAACAGGAATTTGAGCCTCATCAGCTAATTGATGCACAGGAGATTTAGTTTCACTAAGTCCCCTACCCTTAGCTTTAGGTGATTGCGTAAAAACAGCTACTACTTGATGGTCGGAATTTATGAGTTTTGTAAGAGCAGGAACAGCAAACTCAGGCGTCCCCATAAAAATCAGACGTTTTGCATAACTTGCTTTTAAAGGTAATTTGGGCGTCAATCTGGTACTCGCATCCTCACGTACTAAAGTGTACGCTGCGGTGCTGCGTGCCGTGTTTCCTACAAATTCCTCTTTATTAGCTGCGTTATTCAAGAAGTCTATTATCTTCACACTATATTTTTTTTGAGTTTCTTAAGCTTACGAAGAGCTATATCGCGTTTCATACTACTTAGATAATCGATCATTAGCTTTCCTTCCAAATGATCATA carries:
- a CDS encoding transposase; translation: MTHGYSTHKIMQHVDSLGKYYYAPIKANRNVSKTHDSKPYKAVKELTFSDEEIRHGVEIHIKGFAKNKHVNLFKFTVPTNRVEYVVTNNKTHKSSKAAQDECGFRWVIESMHREIKQLTGIERCQCRKQRIQRNHISWAFLVWAFLKRTANTIGKTVYQIKLGLLDDYMQQQLRSPSLRYLEPNIA
- the istA gene encoding IS21 family transposase; this encodes MYTTIITLYKQGNSQRNIAKLTRTDRKTVRKIINRYVEAGTESPAIYERSSVLDFWHEKIIELLEKNLSYIRIFEELKNQGYTSSYTSLTRYIKKYKIKDNSCIRFHTLAGEEAQVDFGDIGLQYNSKGRRVKAYVFNMRLSYSRLDYYEVVFDQSCQTWIQCHINAFNYFAGSPKVIKLDNLKAGVVDANFYEPVYQKEYKCLADHYGILLSPCRVYQPQEKGKVESGIKYVKNNFFAGRKFDRYEELTNGLANWLNKANSRIHGTTKRIPRELFEQEERSSLIPLPLETFDLSSWHNRKVAKDRHITIDNNYYSVPAKYIYSEVMVQLSPKLVQIFSIQNDLIARHVRTEGKGIFTTNPSHYAKYKRLCPGFIEYSEHYQQQMQQIGNNCSLLLESLQQTRVNDWQRCARGIISLRKVYNDDLIDKACHRALHYGISSYSKIKNILNSNAVNLPLPEFGGNKSNPRRKQAGYFRRKLADDPHAVSDIPCLGFLRIFLSYSHFHAYLPYS
- the tnpA gene encoding IS200/IS605 family transposase, yielding MSKYIHKSHNVTVLLYHMVFPAKYRRAVFDVSVDQVLREICLEIEKRYQIKFLEIGVDEDHVHFLVQSVPTYSVTKIVTTIKSVTARQIFRQCPQVKKQLWGGEFWTDGYFTSTVGKHGNENMIGKYVKNQGKEYQKLHEDHQLAFF
- a CDS encoding IS30 family transposase: MIYAIPQRISIHQRDAIATKKVEVGNFKADLTFHKGNQSMNIGALVDKKSQKIILVLNNSKRATTVTNGFLRKIKTLPNSVRKTITMDNGKEFVGHVAYRLSGFQTFFCDPYRPRQKALVEKMNSMIHRILPKNTDITTVTQRGLDNVAEILNNMPRKIFGYKTPNEIWAENL
- the fmt gene encoding methionyl-tRNA formyltransferase produces the protein MGTPEFAVPALTKLINSDHQVVAVFTQSPKAKGRGLSETKSPVHQLADEAQIPVYTPVTLRNEEAANLINSIDADIIVVVAYGFIIPQNILDAKKYGCLNIHPSDLPRHRGAAPLQRTIIQGDKTSSVCIMQMDAGLDTGDILIKEDFDLPEKITLQELHDKCANLGAELLIKTLANIDEIVPKPQSNEGVTYARKLTKEEGRVNWQDSAYAINCKVRGMNPWPGVYFKYNDKMIKILEAEYSNEDHNFIPGTIINKNLEIACGKGILMIKKLQQEGKKVLNTEEFLRGVKTSVINKVQ